Genomic window (Alligator mississippiensis isolate rAllMis1 chromosome 7, rAllMis1, whole genome shotgun sequence):
gcctggcAAACTAGGATTGAGCCCGAGAGGGCCTGGCACCACCCTCTTCCACTAGGATTGGGCCCCAGAAGCCTtggcaccctcccctcccactcccacatgccaggatggggccctggcactgcccctccAGCTGCCATCTGCCAGGATTGGACCCCACGGGCCTGgtgccgcctcctcctcctcctagcccccgcactgggattgggccctggggcccaacAGCAgtcctgcacactgggatcaggCAGCTGATTCAACATGCAGGGTctgggactccccatgggtctgaaaacTCAGCAAACAAGGGAGCAGTGTcattgctcccccactgccaaatttgtACCTGTGGGGAACCTCGCACACCAAATGACAtggtgccatgggccagatctgccctgcaggctgggggctgaacaGCCCTGTTTTAAATTACTGATCAGGATGTGTCTCAGTTCACATTTTCTACAGTACTCCAGCCCTGCTGAGTCTCAAAGTCCCAGGTGGCTAGGGCTCATATCTAGACCTTGATAAAGGTGTAATAAAGAGAAATACATCATCCTCAGAGACATAGTTTATAAGGAGATATCCACATAGGCATGTATGGCTTTTCTCAGAGGTCATTTTCCCTGCAGTTGTTCAGACAAGGCATCAACCCAAGTACATTAACTATCTTCTACTCATTCCTCAAACTATTAGCAAAATCTTCATGCACACCAACAATTGTTGCATCCTTAGCTCCAAGTAAAGCACCACTAAAGCATCAGCAACAATGGCAGATTCCAACAAAGGATTCAGCACAAAGTCACTGAAATATATATACAGAAGTGGCAACAATCACCAAGGAAGAGTAAAGGGAAGTCTCCAGGCATTACAGCAAGTTGGGCATGAGTGGATTTCAACCCTCATCCCAACTCCCCAACTCCACTGTTGCCAGGAGTCCAAAATATACTAGACACTATTAAGAACACACGTCAGCAGGTGAAATGAAGGCAGAACAggtatctttcctgcttggtgcggGAAACTGGACACTATGATTTtccaaggacccttccagccttacaatgtatgaatctatgaaccaagAAACTACATAATAAATATGAACTCACAGGCTTATACTTCACATTGTTCCAATGACAGGTGGACTCAGTTCTCACTGAACagggtgcttctacatgagaATGCTTCCAACACTTCATTGGTGGAAAACCTAGGAAAAGCAGAAATATGCAACATCAAGAATCTGACTGAGGAGGAGCAACATGCTTTGCAAGTTCCATTCCCATGGGACTTTCATCTATCACAACAGCATGGTAAACCTTATTCACTAAAAGCCAAGGGAAAGAATATTACATGAAGGTCACTGACCGAACTGTACTGGGAAACCTGCAGATTCAAATGAGTACTGTCAGGTCCCCCCTGTGAATCCTAAGGCTCAGCATATTGGAAAGGAGGAACATAAGAAAGTGTTACCTTATTTTAATACATACCAtatgcccccaaataaaacatacaccttgtttttgtGGTAAGGCTGaattaagagaaaaaatatttttccagagttatggccaTATAGCGCAGGGACAGAGCCTCTTCTTCATCTCACCCACCCTCCCTTTTCTACTCAGGCAAAAactacagttttaaccctttcacagctgaaatGTCAGTGTCGCTTAGCTGCTCAGCTGAAACTGTAGCTGTTGCTGAAGTCCAAACTCCATGGATGGATATAGGATTTTGAATAGAGCCAAAAACAgaatgcagggctgtgaaataggagaagagagactACAAGCAGGTAAAAGACAGCAAAATCGCTGAATAATGGCTAGCTTGACTAGTGGAATCAAGCTCGccttaaaaaaaagcaagaggaTCATTAACATTTATACTGTTAAGTGAAAAGCAGTTAGGAATcaggtggaacaggaatcaaactTTGGGTGGAGTAAGGCTCAAAGTGCAACCAATCACTGTACCCTCTCTCAATTTGCCCCTGCTGGactccatccctccccctccatgcagctgatggagagaggagaaagaaaaaaaagcatcagcCATTTTATATCATCACCATGTTTCtatttaggacagaaaaatccgcATCCCCACTTAAGACACAACTCAACCTTGGAAGGTTAATTTTTGAGGGGAAGATGCATGTATATGTAAGTATATATAGTAATTCAGTTTCCCTTTATTTGTGTAGATTTTGCCAGGCCCTGCATCAGTTGCAATGCAAGGCCACTTGTACATGTAATAAAATGCCCTTGTAaggaaattgccccttttagtggttGAATTGCCCTTTTTAACATGGGCAGGATCACACAGGGCCTgatctttcctttttgtttctcctggagcctgcttgcATCTCCCACAGCCGGGGAGTGAGCCGCCAGCAGgatgcacagcccctgagctccaCAGTGCCGGCATCCCTCAGGCACCACCCATGAGCTGGCATCCCACCCAGTTTGttccagggggcactgccaccatggagagaaGTACCGGGGCCCCCCGCAGCTCAGAGCTCGCTGGCAGCTTGCCTGCCCCCAGCCACGGGAGTggcaggcagactccagcagaaaaaacaaggatcaggcccctcactgcttttttccccccccacccctgtccttcAGGAGAGCCTGCTCGCTCCatagcaggggaaggggaaggaggggggtggagggtgagctGATGGGGCCATTACTTCCATCACTGTGATgaaagtccctaaattgaaacagtggtttTTTAATcgacacaattaaaaacccaccagttAAAagcctaccatttcaatttagagagaaCTAAACCCCCAGCACGTGTACAAGTGGCCCAAGGTactgtggaaacagggggagcAAACAGCTGACCATCAGCATTTATATAGGTTTTCGAAGAATCAAGCTGCCTACCAATAATCCTTGCTGAGAGAATGATATTGAGAGACCTAGCTCTCTTGAGGATGGAAGGTGATCACCCGGAGGTTGAAATGGTCATGCTACGATTTCAGACAGTTTAACAGCTAAATGTTAATGGGCTCAGGTGGCATTAATTCAAAAGtgtgtaaaactttttttttgccccATTCTCCTGTTgctattttctcctttttaaaataactATTCAAATTTATCTCCACCACTGATCTGTCCCAAAAGACAACTATATGTCTGAATTTCAGACTGCATTGCCCATTCCCATTGAAAGAGGAGTTAGGAGAATTTCTCACTTTCAGGACAGCGGATCAGTATTTCAGGATTCTTCAGTGCAGCAGGCACTCTCCCATCATTCTCTGTTGGCCGGTGGTAACGACAGTGCACAGGCAATGTGGCTTGAAAGCAGTGAGTACATCGAGGGTCCGGTTTCATGTAAATGAAAACAACAAGGTCTGTGGCCAAGTATTCTGGAGCTTCCACATCAACAGCATCTGGAACTATAAGGGCCTGCAAGTGAAGGAATTAGGGGGGTAAGGCACAATCACAATTCAGGTGAATGAATGTTATGCAAGACACACCAGTAGCAGTACAGAGAATGAACATGATGGGACAATCCACCTGCTGAGGGGAGCCACTAGAATGTCCTGGCAGAGAAAGAGGGCAGTTACCTCACTAGAAATTCTTATTGCTCGAGGTGACAAAGAAATGGGTCTAATTCAATCTTGCTGCCTTTACATACAATGATTACATCCCTGTGGTGTGATTACAAACCTGTTGGTTTTTGTCCAATTTAGATGAAATGTGCACGGATGGTAGCCTCTGtggagagcatgaagcctacgcaggggtttgagggaaactgcaccccaaattcttgaaagcaaaactcatgtcatgtgtatgtgttaagccacaacagggtgaaaactgcaggggtggtggcccctggtgaggccacaaagcctgccatgtgtTTCAgtgagataggtgcaggggtttgcgggaaactgcacctcaaactgctgacaggcaaaactcgtaacatgggtgacactgtgtgtattaacgcgcagcagggtgaaagctgcaggcctgctagcccctgctgaggccagaaAGCCTGCTAGCTGTTAAGGAGACAGGTTCAGGGGggttcaggagccctgcatccctagctgctgacagacaaaactcgtgacatgggtgcttgtgcaactgtcttcgtcttggggcagttgattgtctgtattgattatttcctctccttactctgtggttttgtaggtgttaagccttgctcattaactcgttatctagtagctactagtagttagctactgtgtattgagctggtccctatgtgaatcatgattgattggtaacacagtagcttagcagccaggcctgcagtagtcgtGTGTCCCTGTCTccgtccccccaccccatgtcccaagacagacacagttgcacaagcacccatatcacaagttttgcctgtcagcagctagaggtccagggccccagaacccctgtacctatctcctcaatagctgccaggcttcctggcctcagcaggggctagcaggccttcagctttcactctgctgcgccttaactcacacaatgtcacccatgtcacgagttttgcttgtctgcagcttgaggtgcagtttcccccaaacccctgcacctatctccttgaaacttggcaggctttgtgacctcagcaagagctaccatccctgcagttttcaccccactgtggcctaacacacacgtgacacaagttttgctttccgaactttggggtgcagtttcccagaaactgatGGCCTCTCACATGCAATATGAGCCCAACCAATTATAAAAGAGTTACATTTCTTCTAGAAACCACTCAAGGACCAACAATTCTGGCAGATCTTCCAGAGCACCCTGCACCCCTAGGAGTAGGCTGAATGGGACAACCAAGGAGACTGCCCTGACACCATGGCGACATCAGTTCCTGAGGAGACTAAATCAGCCTTTCTTCAGTAGACTGCAAATAGCAGAGAGGTACAAAGAAAGCAGTGATGAAATAAAGGCTATGAAAGCTAAGCAGCTTGGATCTATTGTTTGATCATACAAATCCTCACCTAGGCTGATCCTTTGCTGCCTTGGTGCCTTTGCTGATGTTTCTACAGTGTGAAGGCAGAACACTCAGCAGAAATGCAATGCCTTCTCAACTACCCTTGCTCCCTCTTAACTTGGACAGGATTTGCCAGGCTGCTCAGCCATGCAAAACACATGCAGCTATGACATCCTCATGCAATTCAGAGTCTAAGGCTTCTTTTCTAGAAACCCTCCATGGTATATGAGGAAGCTGGTTGATGTTCGCCAGGAAGATAGGTTAAAAAATACAGTACTTTTAGTCTTttgtttgtatatattttttccagtttctatAAGGCTGCCATCCCCTCCCCTAATTATATTTCCAATGGGTACAAATATATAAACGGTCAAGTTCAAAGCAAACTCATCCACCAAATAATGGCTCCAGTCTAAGTGCCCAGTACCAATTTGCACAAGTGGCACTGAGCAGGCTGAACTAAGAAAACATGCTATCACAGTACAGAGATCTTTTCCCAACACAAGGTAAGAAAAAGATTAAATATGACAGCCATTCCACAGCACTGAGCATCTCTTTTCCAGAGATAGAAAAATTAACTaggaaaatgttcattttgaatttagggaaaaagcagcccctcttcTGCCAAAAAGGTATCTGTGTGGCCTAAAGGCTTCTCTGATTGTCAGAGAATAGATATTATTACAGATCATTCAGCCTAGAGTCACATACTAAAAAGCAGTTGAGATGATTGCTCATATGCCAAAAAAAGGATAATATTTGCTCTTCCGTGGCCTTAATTCAAAAAGCAGAGTTCTCTTCTGGGAGATGTAAGCCACACTGGAATGGTTCTGCTGACAGATGAAATTTTATCTTCACTCTAATGTTTCAAGTCAGTTGCCGCCATTTCCCTCAAAGATTCACATCATGAaacgtttctttttttttttttaaatcagacatTTTGCTTTATCCAGAAATCAGCTTTGCACATATGAATCACTGCCAAGCAACATGACCCCTTACATGTTTTACCTCAGTTTGATTGTGCTGTTGTAACAATGCCAGCTCATTGGGGTCCACATAGAGTCCTGCTGGAAGATGTTCTTTAATCGCCACACTGCAACATCCTATGTCCTCACCCACTGTTCCAAGTTCTACCTTTGTTAGTaggtctctttaaaaaaaagcaggtaAAAAAAAGAATGCACAAATTTCAGATGACTCTACGAAACTGTAGATAGATCACCTCAAACACACATAGATTAAAtgtgctttttttaaagtaagttcTAAGAATAGCAAAAATGTAATTTCTCTATACAGAGAGTTTGCCCTTCTCCATTTAGGGAACAATACTTTATTCTATTTCCCCATCTCTTACAATCAATATGACTACTTTATTTTTCAATTCCCCATTTACGCACTATAAACTGTTTCAAAAGATACTAAATACATTTTACATGTTGGCCTCATGGTCTTACCCTGATGTAACTGATTAATGTCTGTGAAATATTTACACCCTGATCCTGCCAAAAATCATATACACAGCTAACTTTAATCATGAGTAATCTCAGTGCAGTGCCTGGGTTCAGTGGTACACACATCAGATGGAACCACTCAGAAACATACAGCGAGGAAGGCTGTAAAGTGGCACACTAGTAAACCGATGCATTATCTGAGCAACAGATTACAGTCAACTCACCTGTGAAATCCATCTTTGAGAACCTCTCGAGTCACAGTGATATCAGGACAAGTGGCCTGTGCATCTAGGACACAGAAAATAGGCATTTACAGTGATTACAGCATTGCCTACATTTTCACAACTACCATCCCATTGCTTCTTTAAGAAGGTTCCAATAAATCTGAACTTATTATGCATCTGAAGGCAGCAGCTGTTGAATCATTCATAAAATTAAGTGACAGGACTCACTATAAAGAGGTTTCTTTATTAGGTCACTAGACAAGCAGACAGAGCCCTATAATTCCCTCTGGTCCTCCAGCTTCCAGACTTAGTCCTCAGACATGCAAACAAATAAGTGCTTAAAATGA
Coding sequences:
- the PIGX gene encoding phosphatidylinositol-glycan biosynthesis class X protein isoform X2, encoding MGASARGGAIQLQPGYLSYAYVELADVMWGPWKCSLPISVTWLLCLAGHWYAQATCPDITVTREVLKDGFHRDLLTKVELGTVGEDIGCCSVAIKEHLPAGLYVDPNELALLQQHNQTEALIVPDAVDVEAPEYLATDLVVFIYMKPDPRCTHCFQATLPVHCRYHRPTENDGRVPAALKNPEILIRCPESFPPMKCWKHSHVEAPCSVRTESTCHWNNVKYKPVNKELILQVPVGLKQHSSLVCAVTLLTTVLCLSLVLAAVCKHGHFFLVNCS
- the PIGX gene encoding phosphatidylinositol-glycan biosynthesis class X protein isoform X1; the encoded protein is MGASARGGAIQLQPGYLSYAYVRTHVELADVMWGPWKCSLPISVTWLLCLAGHWYAQATCPDITVTREVLKDGFHRDLLTKVELGTVGEDIGCCSVAIKEHLPAGLYVDPNELALLQQHNQTEALIVPDAVDVEAPEYLATDLVVFIYMKPDPRCTHCFQATLPVHCRYHRPTENDGRVPAALKNPEILIRCPESFPPMKCWKHSHVEAPCSVRTESTCHWNNVKYKPVNKELILQVPVGLKQHSSLVCAVTLLTTVLCLSLVLAAVCKHGHFFLVNCS
- the PIGX gene encoding phosphatidylinositol-glycan biosynthesis class X protein isoform X3, translating into MVLVTLVELQVELADVMWGPWKCSLPISVTWLLCLAGHWYAQATCPDITVTREVLKDGFHRDLLTKVELGTVGEDIGCCSVAIKEHLPAGLYVDPNELALLQQHNQTEALIVPDAVDVEAPEYLATDLVVFIYMKPDPRCTHCFQATLPVHCRYHRPTENDGRVPAALKNPEILIRCPESFPPMKCWKHSHVEAPCSVRTESTCHWNNVKYKPVNKELILQVPVGLKQHSSLVCAVTLLTTVLCLSLVLAAVCKHGHFFLVNCS